The following proteins are encoded in a genomic region of Acipenser ruthenus chromosome 4, fAciRut3.2 maternal haplotype, whole genome shotgun sequence:
- the LOC117400270 gene encoding desmoplakin-like isoform X1 gives MNAYGSETKLNLMGRRTNSRPDINTYTFSQRSEGPIRGNGHQQEYSMDYSTGREFYKGGPQVAVRSEGPSRGNDYQHEYSVESTGRELYKGGQQFTASQGDFLQRQSKIQDLMRLCSENLNRAEICIQSDKRYIDAGQPPKYSKEADNCIEEANDLIGRIDMSIIEMMQMGQPTEALQNGSIQLKEQLRATHYAFNSIRKTYTIPRKSTGSWADSSASFQDAMAWIAQQKRLIETSPFGEDSSAIEQQIYTQKKFHSTLERAPEIQRARADAMGNKAALNALDLEFDSMMKMSNDRTDQLRQLQNIIEEISKEIMWVNEREEEELVYDWSNKNTAIAKKQEDYSKLMSLLEEKEKQLNKLKQKVDVMLKNNHPASDKIEAYMDTLQTQWSWILQITKCIDVHLKENAAYFQFFDEAQAIESHLKKQQETIRKTFQCDKNMSLPRIQDLIKELEKEKEKVLEYRRQVRNLVSKSQNIVQLRPRNPDYKSSSPVILKALCDFKQDQKTIRKGDEGILVDNSQRSKWQVTGPGGLDMMVPSVCLIVPPPNPLSTSIATKIDQYHEAIMSICNQLYINMKSLLSWKYCMMDIEKIRSLTISTIQTMRSEDYQLIIKNLDNHYQEFLRDSRGSEMFGDNDKKQMQDSYSGATDYYRNLIVRLPTTTSVTRTVVAPNNSNPVTSTNVSTSHSPVSQSLLLDLQELRVRLENSESRMTQHIHIPLDEDTVKDCYNRITTLEGMQGEFHKIRDDFMRIRESNLKHLSEIKDPDTINFLNGEVAFINRKLTNLDSFSGSYLERLKALKALFQSMAQAEDTIKKYEARLTEEETISLDFYKVDAYRESLKQMRADVDQKRDLIKNMEDELQKAMSHNGQIDESFHKCDTDLSKYKEKVGQMSDRWRRIQTQIDNRYVDLESQLRQLKHHRGISGMLSKWTDDTRRRQDTLEATRFDEPKVIVEQMNEQKALLTEIKSKRGTVEEVQKNADLIASSIKDYELQLASYSAGLDTLLNIPIKKTMVRSPSSVILQESADQQARYIELLTRSSDYYKFLGEMLKSMEELKMKNTKIDLLEEELRLAKDANLDNSNKNMFLDQNLSKYQSECNEYREKLLSLEIIKRKYELECGSAKQNLDSTYNQIKGLNEKITRLTLEIDEERRMRKLSEERYSHHHEDYDLTIKKMKKELDDLNWQKIDIETTMKDREREIERLKIQLQDEAARKREFEIEMSKVRNQHNQEIINLKKSYDSEVHVTKTTIQQVTMQKKEELEDFKLQLERALAEKRDLAEEVQRLKNSITETELRWRKTEEAVNQQKASSSEESRKRNEIEREIHTITKLRSEESLRYKESLQDASKAVQDKAKDIERLEQLLKEESRKSKELIIEMQTITKKQSDESLRYKQSMQDTSKAIQDKVREIERLKQLLEEESRKRKAVEWENDELKQSQIDLQKKNTYSTETVQKLKISEQELNVIRVNLDKVSREKSRAEQDAAQFQNSLKEIQFIKEKLEDELAVHRKAALEESSKRKRVEEDLERMRCACREHTNTINQLRLKIEEVSIVKQRSEQNLKGQQESLDKTLKEKQRAIDELNLLTAELKALQRKLLLEQENVKEANQRNEQLYRTIEEKSKIVNDSKSEIDRLQSLTQNLTKKRLRLEEELRNLRQELDDMKMNKDNCDSDKTALISELQLQLQTSSKRTLELQGLVNELSKEREKFRLEMEKYQKQTMESSNMIHEKQTHYNELLQEKEILLAKIKMLDQDKTRLQKYEDELSRVKATLDSESRQKLRLQDEHKQLQNDFSYWKNQCEMKEELVRKYNLEKDKNERDRYSMKSEIDRLLAELKVIDERYKHRLEDAEREKSDLQSLRLKMQKEISTLSQKPVTCNCQTDSSKLVFDGIRRKITANQLYDCKIINKATLDMLLKGQKTVEEVALDIQPSLKGTGVIAGIFVTPIEKLSFTDAKNKNLVQPESAVMLLEAQAATGHIIDPKVNEKLTVEAAYARGLVDREDKDKLLTAESAATGFHDPHTGKLISVGQAKKKEMISRNTAIRLLEAQVAAGGVIDPVSSVFLPKDVALDRGLIDSDLYRALTDPHADTKSYIDPATKKNISYPDLKEKCRVELHTGLLLLPAPKKCISFNGLREPVTLDELVDSEIVKQNVASALEQGRISQGEVNEQARPYLQGTSSIAGIYDELNDRTLGIYNAMQEGLLKYGTSLELLEAQAATGFMVDPVNNKLLTVERAYNSGLIGREFKDKLLSAEKAVTGYQDPLTGDIISLFQAMKKGLIEKDQGIRLLEAQIATGGIIDPKASHRLKVNIAYKRGYFDEEMNKIVSDAKVFCDPDTQENLTYLQLKERCIMDKKTGLCLLPMNKKKQITTTQKNTLRKRRVVIVDPDTQKEMTVREAYHKNLIDYDTFLELSGQECEWEEITITASDGTSRVVLVDRKTGIQYDIQDSLDKGFIDKKSMEKYRSGSLTLTQFAGMISSKYEGETTASSSSTEHVSHSSSVTSATSPSVSRERISSASFTLSRPSEQLEEISPIAAIFDTETLEKITISEAIRRAIVDSITGQRLLEAQACTGGIINPANGKKLSLQEAERQGIIDQDMAQRLKLAEKAYLGFEDVKNKKKMSLADAIKEKWLPYESGQHFLEFQYLTGGLIEPDVPGRRSMQEVIRKGMVDGRTAQKLQDTSSYPRNLTCPKTKLKISYKDAIDRSMVEETTGLRMLEASPVSSKGISSPYNVSAPGSRSGSRAGSRTGSRSGSRRGSVDLSPSSFSYSASSYSSSYTGN, from the exons GTCTATTCAGTTGAAAGAACAATTACGTGCCACACATTATGCCTTCAATAGTATCCGAAAAACTTATACCATTCCAAGAAAGAGTACTGGATCATGGGCAGACAGTTCGGCAAGCTTCCAAGATGCTATGGCCTGGATAGCACAACAGaag cgCCTAATAGAAACTTCACCATTTGGGGAAGACTCCTCAGCTATCGAACAACAGATTTACACCCAGAAGAAATTTCATAGTACACTTGAACGGGCTCCTGAAATACAAAGGGCCAGAGCAGATGCG ATGGGTAACAAAGCTGCTTTGAATGCTCTGGATCTAGAATTTGACTCCATGATG AAAATGTCCAATGATAGAACTGATCAGCTTAGGCAACTGCAGAACATCATTGAGGAAATATCTAAAGAGATCATGTGGGTGAATGAGCGAGAAGAAGAGGAGCTGGTTTATGACTGGAGCAACAAGAACACTGCTATTGCCAAGAAGCAGGAGGATTACTCA AAACTGATGAGCTTGTTAGAGGAGAAGGAAAAACAGCTGAACAAACTTAAACAAAAAGTCGATGTCATGCTCAAAAATAACCACCCTGCTTCTGACAAGATTGAG GCATACATGGACACCCTGCAGACACAGTGGAGTTGGATTCTTCAGATCACAAAGTGCATTGATGTTCACCTAAAGGAAAATGCTGCCTACTTCCAG TTCTTTGACGAAGCTCAGGCGATTGAAAGTCACCTCAAGAAACAGCAGGAAACTATTAGGAAGACCTTCCAGTGTGACAAGAACATGTCACTGCCTCGCATACAGGATTTAATTAAGGAGTTGGAG aaagagaaagaaaaagtgtTGGAATACAGAAGGCAGGTCCGCAATCTGGTGAGCAAGTCCCAAAACATTGTGCAGCTGAGACCTCGTAACCCAGACTACAAAAGCAGCAGCCCTGTCATTCTGAAGGCCCTTTGTGACTTCAAACAGGACCAG AAAACCATCCGCAAAGGTGATGAAGGAATCTTGGTAGATAATTCACAGCGCAGCAAGTGGCAGGTGACTGGTCCTGGGGGACTGGATATGATGGTTCCTTCAGTTTGTCTCATTGTCCCTCCCCCCAATCCACTGTCTACTAGCATCGCTACCAA GATTGATCAATACCACGAAGCCATTATGTCAATCTGTAACCAATTGTATATCAACATGAAGAGTCTGTTATCCTGGAAATACTGTATGATGGACATTGAGAAAATCCGCTCCTTGACAATCTCCACG ATCCAGACAATGCGTTCTGAAGATTATCAGCTGATTATCAAGAACCTGGATAATCACTACCAAGAGTTCCTGAGGGACAGCCGGGGCTCAGAGATGTTTGGTGATAATGATAAAAAGCAGATGCAGGATAGTTACAGTGGTGCAACAGACTACTACAGAAACTTGATTGTACGACTTCCTACTACGACTTCCG TAACAAGAACTGTTGTAGCTCCAAACAACTCTAATCCTGTGACATCCACGAATGTCTCGACCAGTCATAGTCCGGTCAGTCAGAGCCTTCTGTTGGACCTGCAGGAGCTTCGTGTGCGTCTGGAAAATAGCGAGTCTCGAATGACCCAGCACATTCACATCCCACTGGACGAAGACACAGTGAAGGACTGTTACAACAGGATAACCACTCTGGAG GGCATGCAAGGAGAATTTCACAAAATCCGAGATGATTTCATGAGAATAAGGGAGAGCAATTTAAAGCATCTTTCTGAGATTAAGGATCCTGACACCATAAACTTTCTGAATGGAGAGGTTGCTTTCATAAACAGAAAACTGACTAATCTAGATTCCTTTTCTGGATCCTATTTGGAAAG ACTAAAGGCACTTAAGGCTCTATTTCAAAGTATGGCACAAGCTGAAGATACTATCAAAAAGTACGAGGCCAGGCTCACAGAAGAGGAAACCATTTCTCTGGATTTCTATAAAGTAGATGCCTACAGGGAATCATTAAAG CAAATGAGAGCAGATGTGGATCAGAAAAGAGACCTCATCAAGAATATGGAAGATGAGCTACAGAAGGCTATGTCCCACAATGGACAGATTGATGAGTCTTTTCACAAGTGTGATACCGACCTTTCTAAGTACAAAGAGAAAGTGGGCCAGATGTCAGATCGTTGGCGTAGGATCCAGACACAGATTGACAACAG ATATGTGGACTTGGAGAGCCAGTTGAGACAACTTAAACACCACAGAGGAATAAGCGGGATGCTCAGTAAGTGGACTGATGATACCCGTCGTCGCCAGGATACCCTGGAGGCCACTAGATTTGATGAGCCGAAAGTCATCGTAGAACAGATGAATGAACAGAAG GCTCTGCTCACCGAAATTAAAAGCAAGAGAGGCACAGTTGAAGAGGTTCAGAAGAATGCAGATTTAATTGCAAGCTCAATAAAg GATTATGAGCTCCAATTAGCATCATACAGTGCAGGCTTGGACACACTTCTGAATATACCTATTAAGAAGACAATGGTGCGGTCACCCTCGTCTGTCATATTACAAGAG tctgCAGATCAGCAAGCACGTTACATTGAACTCCTCACAAGGTCCAGTGACTACTATAAGTTCCTGGGTGAAATGCTTAAAAGCATGGAAGAGCTCAAG ATGAAGAACACCAAAATTGACCTTTTGGAGGAGGAGCTGAGGCTTGCCAAAGATGCGAATCTTGACAACTCCAACAAGAATATGTTTCTGGATCAAAACCTTTCTAAATACCAGTCAGAGTGCAATGAGTACAGGGAAAAGCTGCTGTCCCTGGAGATTATCAAAAGGAAATATGAACTGGAGTGTGGCTCTGCCAAGCAGAACCTGGACAGCACTTACAACCAGATCAAGGGGCTGAATGAAAAGATAACAAGGCTCACTTTAGAGATTGATGAGGAAAGGAGAATGAGAAAACTCTCTGAAGAGAGGTATTCACATCACCATGAAGACTATGATCTCaccataaagaaaatgaaaaaggagCTGGATGATCTGAATTGGCAAAAGATAGACATTGAGACGACCATGAAGGACAGAGAGCGCGAGATCGAAAGGCTGAAAATCCAGCTTCAGGACGAGGCAGCACGGAAGCGTGAATTTGAAATTGAGATGTCAAAGGTAAGAAACCAACATAATCAAGAAATTATTAATCTTAAGAAATCCTATGATTCAGAGGTCCATGTTACAAAGACAACCATTCAACAAGTAACCATGCAAAAAAAAGAGGAATTGGAAGATTTTAAGCTGCAGCTTGAAAGAGCTCTAGCAGAAAAGAGGGACCTTGCAGAAGAAGTACAGAGATTAAAAAACTCAATCACAGAAACAGAGCTGCGCTGGAGGAAAACTGAAGAGGCTGTTAATCAGCAAAAAGCAAGTTCTTCAGAGGAATCTAGGAAGAGAAATGAGATAGAGCGAGagatacatacaattaccaaacTTCGGTCTGAAGAAAGCTTGAGGTATAAAGAATCCTTGCAGGATGCCTCAAAGGCTGTTCAAGATAAAGCCAAGGACATCGAAAGGCTCGAACAGTTGTTGAAAGAGGAATCAAGAAAAAGTAAAGAGTTAATTATAGAGATGCAGACAATTACCAAAAAGCAATCTGATGAAAGCTTGAGGTATAAGCAGTCCATGCAAGATACCTCAAAAGCAATTCAAGACAAGGTTAGAGAAATTGAGAGACTCAAACAGTTGTTAGAAGAGGAATCAAGAAAGAGGAAAGCCGTAGAGTGGGAAAATGATGAACTGAAACAATCTCAAATTGATCTGCAGAAAAAGAACACATATTCCACTGAAACAGTGCAAAAACTAAAGATATCAGAGCAAGAGCTGAATGTTATTAGGGTTAATCTGGACAAGGTATCCAGAGAGAAAAGCAGAGCAGAGCAAGATGCTGCTCAGTTTCAAAACAGCTTAAAAGAAATccaatttataaaagaaaaactaGAGGATGAGCTTGCTGTGCATAGAAAAGCTGCATTGGAAGAGAGCTCCAAGCGAAAAAGGGTAGAAGAAGATCTAGAGCGTATGAGATGTGCATGCAGAGAACATACCAATACAATCAATCAGCTCAGACTGAAGATTGAAGAAGTCTCCATTGTAAAGCAAAGGAGTGAACAAAACCTAAAGGGTCAACAGGAGTCCTTGGATAAGACCCTGAAGGAAAAGCAACGCGCCATTGATGAACTTAACCTCCTGACAGCTGAACTGAAAGCCTTGCAGCGCAAGCTTCTCCTGGAGCAGGAGAATGTAAAAGAAGCCAATCAGAGAAATGAGCAATTGTACAGAACAATAGAAGAAAAGAGTAAGATTGTGAACGACAGCAAATCTGAAATAGACAGGCTGCAGTCCCTCACTCAGAACCTCACCAAAAAGCGTTTGAGGTTAGAAGAGGAGCTAAGAAACCTGCGACAAGAATTGGATGACATGAAAATGAATAAAGATAACTGTGATAGTGATAAAACTGCTCTGATTTCTGAGCTACAGCTTCAACTGCAGACGAGCAGCAAAAGAACACTTGAGCTCCAGGGGCTCGTTAATGAATTATCAAAGGAAAGGGAAAAGTTCAGACTGGAAATGGAAAAATATCAGAAACAAACTATGGAG TCATCCAACATGAttcatgaaaaacaaacacactacaATGAACTTTTACAAGAAAAAGAAATTCTTTTGGCAAAGATAAAAATGCTGGATCAGGATAAAACAAGACTGCAGAAATATGAAGATGAACTCAGTCGAGTCAAAGCAACACTCGATTCTGAATCCCGCCAGAAGCTGCGTCTGCAAGATGAACACAAGCAGCTTCAGAATGACTTCAGTTACTGGAAGAATCAATGTGAAATGAAAGAGGAACTTGTTAGAAAATATAATCTAGAGAAAGATAAGAATGAGAGGGATAGGTACTCCATGAAAAGTGAAATTGATAGGCTCCTAGCAGAGCTAAAAGTTATTGACGAAAGATACAAACATAGGCTTGAAGATGCAGAGAGAGAAAAGTCAGATTTGCAATCCCTGCGCTTAAAAATGCAAAAGGAAATCAGTACTCTTAGCCAAAAACCAGTTACTTGTAACTGCCAAACAGATTCTTCAAAACTTGTGTTCGATGGCATTCGCAGGAAGATTACAGCTAATCAGTTGTATGATTGTAAGATTATTAATAAGGCTACATTGGACATGTTACTTAAAGGCCAAAAAACAGTAGAAGAAGTCGCATTAGACATTCAACCAAGTCTAAAAGGTACAGGTGTGATAGCTGGCATTTTTGTTACACCTATAGAAAAGTTGTCATTCACTGATGCCAAGAACAAGAACCTTGTTCAACCAGAAAGTGCAGTGATGCTTCTGGAAGCACAGGCTGCCACAGGCCATATAATTGACCCAAAAGTAAATGAGAAACTTACCGTTGAGGCTGCATATGCAAGAGGTCTTGTAGATCGGGAAGATAAAGATAAACTTCTTACAGCCGAGTCAGCCGCTACTGGCTTTCATGATCCACACACAGGCAAGCTGATTTCAGTTGgacaagcaaagaaaaaagagatGATAAGCAGAAACACTGCGATTCGTTTGTTGGAAGCACAGGTTGCAGCGGGAGGTGTTATTGACCCAGTCAGTAGTGTCTTCCTACCAAAAGATGTTGCACTTGATCGTGGATTAATAGATAGTGATCTCTACAGAGCCCTCACTGATCCACACGCTGATACAAAGAGTTATATCGATCCAGCTACCAAGAAAAATATCAGTTACCCTGATTTGAAAGAAAAGTGTAGAGTTGAGCTTCATACAGGTTTACTTTTGTTGCCAGCACCGAagaaatgcatttcatttaatgGGCTAAGAGAGCCTGTTACTTTAGATGAACTAGTAgattcagaaattgtaaaacaaaatgttgctTCTGCTCTGGAACAAGGTAGAATTTCACAAGGGGAAGTTAACGAACAGGCAAGACCATACCTGCAAGGCACAAGTTCCATTGCAGGCATTTATGATGAACTAAATGACAGAACACTTGGCATCTACAATGCAATGCAAGAAGGCCTTCTTAAATACGGAACAAGCCTTGAACTTTTGGAAGCCCAAGCAGCAACAGGTTTTATGGTTGACCCAGTTAATAATAAGTTGCTGACAGTGGAAAGAGCTTATAACAGTGGATTGATTGGTAGGGAGTTCAAGGATAAACTCTTGTCTGCTGAGAAGGCTGTCACAGGGTACCAAGATCCATTAACAGGGGATATCATTTCCTTGTTTCAAGCCATGAAGAAGGGATTAATTGAAAAGGACCAAGGCATTCGTCTGTTAGAAGCTCAGATTGCAACCGGTGGAATCATTGATCCAAAAGCTAGTCATCGCTTAAAAGTCAATATTGCATACAAACGTGGTTATTTTGATGAAGAGATGAATAAAATTGTGTCAGACGCCAAAGTTTTCTGTGATCCAGACACTCAGGAGAATCTGACCTACTTGCAGCTAAAGGAAAGATGCATAATGGACAAGAAAACAGGGCTCTGCCTCCTGCCAATGAACAAGAAGAAGCAGATAACAACAACCCAGAAGAATACACTTCGGAAGCGCAGGGTGGTTATCGTTGATCCTGATACACAAAAGGAAATGACCGTTCGTGAAGCGTATCACAAGAATCTGATTGATTATGACACTTTCTTGGAGCTCTCTGGTCAAGAATGCGAGTGGGAAGAAATAACAATCACAGCATCTGATGGTACATCCAGAGTAGTTCTTGTTGACAGAAAAACAGGCATTCAGTATGACATTCAGGATTCATTAGATAAGGGTTTCATTGACAAAAAATCAATGGAGAAGTATCGATCTGGGAGTCTTACTCTCACTCAGTTTGCAGGTATGATCAGCAGCAAGTACGAGGGGGAGACCACTGCAAGTTCCAGTAGCACTGAACATGTAAGCCACAGCTCATCAGTGACATCAGCAACTTCACCAAGTGTCTCACGGGAACGTATCTCTAGTGCCTCGTTTACCCTTTCCAGACCTTCAGAACAGCTAGAGGAGATCAGCCCTATTGCAGCTATATTTGATACGGAAACATTAGAAAAAATAACTATCTCTGAAGCTATTCGACGAGCAATTGTTGATTCCATCACTGGGCAGCGTCTGTTGGAAGCTCAGGCCTGTACTGGAGGCATTATCAATCCTGCAAATGGGAAAAAGCTATCACTGCAAGAGGCAGAACGCCAGGGTATTATAGACCAAGATATGGCCCAAAGGTTGAAGCTTGCCGAGAAAGCATATCTCGGTTTTGAAGACgtcaaaaataagaaaaaaatgtcGCTCGCTGACGCGATAAAAGAGAAGTGGTTGCCATATGAATCTGGTCAGCACTTCCTTGAATTCCAGTATCTCACTGGAGGTCTTATTGAACCTGACGTTCCTGGAAGGAGATCTATGCAAGAAGTCATCAGAAAAGGCATGGTGGATGGAAGAACTGCACAAAAACTTCAAGATACCAGCAGTTACCCAAGAAACCTGACATGTCCAAAAACTAAGCTGAAGATCTCCTATAAGGATGCCATTGACCGTTCAATGGTGGAAGAGACAACTGGTTTGAGAATGCTAGAAGCTTCGCCTGTGTCTTCTAAAGGCATCAGCAGTCCCTACAATGTTTCAGCTCCTGGATCACGCTCAGGCTCCCGTGCCGGGTCACGCACTGGCTCAAGAAGTGGGTCCAGACGAGGAAGTGTTGATCTTTCACCCAGTTCATTTAGCTATTCTGCCTCGTCTTACAGCAGCAGCTATACTGGCAATTAG